From the genome of Anopheles merus strain MAF chromosome X, AmerM5.1, whole genome shotgun sequence, one region includes:
- the LOC121591311 gene encoding double-stranded RNA-specific editase Adar, producing MCLPPLAPPLLGRRFLPLMLPHRTIIHPFFVFSVFSFSLSLFFSVSLYFSLSHTRMLCNICSLARVCVCVYLLVPSCLWRALSCPVSVSVCTRPTCALRCEFVCVLVRCCLTRHPLPATTTTPHQPPVSVRACVCVCVWWVSGAELKVSSGSTLRNSGNVAAGHHPKPQPEKGPVMLLHELFTDAHFECVSSDGLQHSKFTVVVTVNDNQRFEGTGPSKKMAKNAAAKAALASICNISFSPLQQSKFGLISAGTSNGSIGGPSGVALNGDNSFTQNKNFELPQTFADAVGKLVIEKFNEVMKGSDVYSRRKVLAGFVMTHGYDIKTARVISLATGTKCVSGEHMSVTGSVINDSHAEIIARRGLMDFFYSQLDLLCQQQQQQAGTVTAEEESASSVPPAAHDGTATAAAAAAAAAAPVVAVPSGGQEAEPNAPDRQARQEIIFNTPKDGSNLYTLKDGIYFHLYINTAPCGDARVFSPHENDSMDVDKHPNRKARGQLRTKVESGEGTIPVKSSDGIQTWDGVLQGQRLLTMSCSDKISRWNVLGLQGSLLASIIEPIYLHSIVLGSLLHPAHMYRAICGRIESAIQGLPPPYRLNKPKLALMTSAESRNQTKPPNFSINWITNGTEVEIVNSFTGKLINNNTNTNKMSRLSKQSFYQRYSTVIAGLPGIPLREVKPTYFETKMSVAEYQQAKRELFAAFSKEDLGEWLKKPIEQDQFTLIVAKECSELGPQQALPQQAQQPQPPPYANQPQTVPMPADANTAAVGNVSSIGNSSK from the exons ATGTGTCTCCCGCCCTTAGCCCCCCCCTTACTCGGAAGACGTTTTTTGCCTCTCATGCTGCCCCATCGTACCATAATCcatcctttttttgtcttttctgttttctcattctctctctctctctttttctctgtttctctctatttctctctctctcacactcgaATGTTGTGTAACATTTGCTCGcttgctcgtgtgtgtgtgtgtgtgtacctacTTGTGCCGTCGTGTTTGTGGCGCGCGCTCTCGTGTCCTGTTTCCGTTTCCGTTTGCACACGCCCCACGTGTGCGCTGCGCTGTGAATTTGTGTGCGTGCTCGTTCGGTGTTGCCTTACGCGGCATCCACTACCCGCCACTACTACCACACCCCACCAACCACCCGTttctgtgcgtgcgtgtgtgtgtgtatgtgtatggtgGGTATCGGGCGCAGAGCTGAAGGTGTCGTCGGGCAGCACGCTGCGCAACAGCGGGAACGTGGCGGCCGGCCACCATCCGAAACCGCAGCCGGAGAAGGGAccggtgatgctgctgcacgAGCTCTTTACCGACGCCCACTTCGAGTGCGTCTCGTCCGACGGGCTGCAGCACTCGAAATTCACCGTGGTCGTTACGGTGAACGATAACCAGCGGTTCGAGGGGACGGGCCCGTCCAAGAAGATGGCGAAGAATGCGGCCGCCAAGGCGGCGCTCGCCTCGATCTGCAACATCTCGTTCAGCCCGCTGCAGCAGTCCAAGTTTGGGCTGATATCGGCCGGCACGAGCAACGGTTCGATCGGCGGCCCGAGCGGTGTCGCGCTGAACGGCGACAACAGCTTCACGCAGAACAAAAACTTCGAGCTGCCGCAAACGTTCGCGGACGCGGTGGGCAA ACTGGTGATCGAAAAGTTCAACGAGGTGATGAAGGGCAGCGACGTGTACAGCCGGCGCAAGGTGCTGGCCGGGTTCGTGATGACCCACGGGTACGACATCAAGACGGCGCGCGTGATATCGCTAGCGACCGGCACCAAGTGCGTCAGCGGCGAGCACATGAGCGTGACCGGCTCGGTTATAAATGATTCCCACGCGGAAATTATCGCGCGTCGCGGCTTGATGGACTTCTTCTACAGTCAGCTCGATCTGCTctgccagcaacagcagcagcaagcgggCACGGTGACGGCAGAGGAGGAATCGGCATCGTCGGTCCCCCCGGCGGCCCACGACGGCAcggccacagcagcagcagcagcagcagcagcagcagcgccagtgGTGGCAGTGCCGTCCGGGGGGCAGGAGGCGGAACCGAACGCGCCCGACCGGCAGGCACGCCAGGAAATCATTTTTAACACGCCCAAAGACGGTTCGAACCTGTACACGCTGAAGGACGGCATCTACTTCCATCTGTACATCAACACGGCACCGTGCGGCGATGCGCGCGTCTTCAGCCCGCACGAAAACGACAGCATGGACGTGGACAAGCATCCGAATCG GAAAGCGCGCGGACAGCTCCGTACGAAGGTCGAGTCGGGCGAGGGCACGATACCGGTCAAGAGCAGCGATGGCATCCAGACCTGGGACGGTGTGCTGCAGGGTCAGCGACTGCTGACCATGTCCTGCTCGGACAAAATTTCCCGCTGGAACGTGCTGGGTCTGCAGGGTTCGCTGCTCGCGTCCATCATTGAGCCGATCTATCTGCATTCGATCGTGCTGGGCAGCCTGCTGCATCCGGCGCACATGTATCG AGCCATCTGTGGCAGGATAGAGAGCGCAATCCAAGGGCTTCCCCCTCCGTACCGTTTGAACAAACCGAAGCTGGCGCTGATGACGTCGGCCGAGTCGCGCAATCAAACGAAACCGCCCAACTTTAGTATTAACTGGATCACGAACGGTACCGAGGTGGAGATCGTCAACTCGTTCACCGGCAAGCtgatcaacaacaacaccaacacgaACAAAATGTCCCGCCTGTCGAAGCAGTCGTTCTACCAGCGCTACTCGACCGTGATCGCCGGCCTGCCCGGCATACCGCTGCGCGAGGTGAAGCCGACCTACTTCGAGACGAAGATGTCGGTCGCCGAGTACCAGCAGGCGAAGCGCGAACTGTTTGCCGCGTTCAGCAAGGAGGATCTCGGCGAGTGGCTGAAGAAACCGATCGAGCAGGACCAGTTCACGCTGATCGTGGCGAAGGAGTGCAGCGAGCTCGGGCCGCAGCAGGCGCTGCCGCAGCAGGCacagcagccgcagccgcCACCGTACGCTAACCAACCCCAAACAGTGCCAATGCCAGCGGACGCAAATACCGCCGCCGTGGGCAACGTTTCTTCCATTGGAAATAGCTCCAAATGA